TCTTTCTATTTAAATGGGGAAATTAGGCAACTCTAAGATATGAGGACCTATATAATCTCTTGACTTTAGTTATTTAGGCACCATTACCTTTAGCTTTTTTATCCAATAGATGAActtatataaagatcattataatgtttagTTTGATcagttttagtgtttttaagTTTGTCTAGAGTTTAGAGTTTCAGTCCCTTCCTTTTAGTATTGTAATGATCCTAGAAAATACTAATAATCTAGAAATAACTTTCATTTAAATCCATGCATGTGTAGCtcctattaaatttaaaatcaaatttaatactaactcattactaattaattataagagcATCAATGATCAACTGTATTTTGGGACTACGAGAACATGTGGCTTCACATCCATCTTCTTCACTGCAATCTAATGGGATGTTAACCCATACAATTTCCGAGTATGACTCATCAATTTCCGAGTATAATTGCATACTTGTTGCTTCTATTTTTAAGTTGGTTTCGTCATACAGTTTCCGAGTATGATTCCACTATGACTCAAAGTCGAAGACAGTTATCATCGAATCATGGCATCATCTTTCAAACGCAAgcgagaaaaagaaaaggaaaaaaaatgcttaTTATGATGTTCTCGAGTCTCTACTCCGTTTTCACCTTTGCAGTAGATTTGTAATAGGCATAGAGCTGAGAACCAGAACTTAATGTTCCAAGAAGATTGATTATCTATATAcaccataaacaaaacaaaatcaaaacgtTAACAAATCAAGTTACttccttaaaccaaaaaaaacaaatcaagttACTCTATCTAACTGAAaaacatcaaagtttttttgtgttagaagaaaaatacttacaAGGATGCAAAAATCGATTTTGTCGATCAAAGAGAAAGCAGTCCAAGCTATATAGTTGAGGAAACCAATGAACGTTAACCAAAACGGTGGTATATACTTATCGGTACTCTCCATCTCCAGCACTTTCTGTACATAAAACGGCCGTATATACTCATCGGTACTCTCCGGCTCCAGCGCTTTCTGTTGTTTCGTGCAATAATTTAATGAAATCAATAACTCGTAaccatgagagagagagagagagagagagagagagagagagagcttacaATGAGGGAAATTATGTGAGATTTAGGCATAAGGTTAATGAAGGAGATATTGCAAATAACACCAACGAACGTTTGTTTGCCAGATGAACTTTTAATTGCGAAAACCGTAATGAGAACAATCACTACTACACAAGTGATCTTAACCAAAAGACGTGACACAATGTACCTCTGCACATATACatacatcttcatcatcattaataattagataaatatCCTAAAATAGCACTCAAACACAAGCTGAACAATTATAGTTTACAATACACaaacttccaaaaataacactaaacaaacgtttaattttgaaatatggtaataattatatatgagtTCTAAATAAAGAATATTAAAAGATTGAAAAACATACCCGGAGGTTTTTCTCGTCACCGcagttgatgaagaagacagTTAAAAAGAAAGCTTCAACTCCCAAACCGAAGCCACCAGTTATTAAAAGGAAGAGACTACTATTCTCGTTAAGAAGGGGAAGTCCATAGAGAACCCACAACATATAGTGCATCGCCGAATCTAGAAGATAATATGGCTTATCTCTCGGCACTGCTTTATTGTTCACTAGCTTTACCACCGNNNNNNNNNNNNNNNNNNNNNNNNNNNNNNNNNNNNNNNNNNNNNNNNNNNNNNNNNNNNNNNNNNNNNNNNNNNNNNNNNNNNNNNNNNNNNNNNNNNNNNNNNNNNNNNNNNNNNNNNNNNNNNNNNNNNNNNNNNNNNNNNNNNNNNNNNNNNNNNNNNNNNNNNNNNNNNNNNNNNNNNNNNNNNNNNNNNNNNNNNNNNNNNNNNNNNNNNNNNNNNNNNNNNNNNNNNNNNNNNNNNNNNNNNNNNNNNNNNNNNNNNNNNNNNNNNNNNNNNNNNNNNNNNNNNNNNNNNNNNNNNNNNNNNNNNNNNNNNNNNNNNNNNNNNNNNNNNNNNNNNNNNNNNNNNNNNNNNNNNNNNNNNNNNNNNNNNNNNNNNNNNNNNNNNNNNNNNNNNNNNNNNNNNNNNNNNNNNNNNNNNNNNNNNNNNNNNNNNNNNNNNNNNNNNNNNNNNNNNNNNNNNNNNNNNNNNNNNNNNNNNNNNNNNNNNNNNNNNNNNNNNNNNNNNNNNNNNNNNNNNNNNNNNNNNNNNNNNNNNNNNNNNNNNNNNNNNNNNNNNNNNNNNNNNNNNNNNNNNNNNNNNNNNNNNNNNNNNNNNNNNNNNNNNNNNNNNNNNNNNNNNNNNNNNNNNNNNNNNNNNNNNNNNNNNNNNNNNNNNNNNNNNNNNNNNNNNNNNNNNNNNNNNNNNNNNNNNNNNNNNNNNNNNNNNNNNNNNNNNNNNNNNNNNNNNNNNNNNNNNNNNNNNNNNNNNNNNNNNNNNNNNNNNNNNNNNNNNNNNNNNNNNNNNNNNNNNNNNNNNNNNNNNNNNNNNNNNNNNNNNNNNNNNNNNNNNNNNNNNNNNNNNNNNNNNNNNNNNNNNNNNNNNNNNNNNNNNNNNNNNNNNNNNNNNNNNNNNNNNNNNNNNNNNNNNNNNNNNNNNNNNNNNNNNNNNNNNNNNNNNNNNNNNNNNNNNNNNNNNNNNNNNNNNNNNNNNNNNNNNNNNNNNNNNNNNNNNNNNNNNNNNNNNNNNNNNNNNNNNNNNNNNNNNNNNNNNNNNNNNNNNNNNNNNNNNNNNNNNNNNNNNNNNNNNNNNNNNNNNNNNNNNNNNNNNNNNNNNNNNNNNNNNNNNNNNNNNNNNNNNNNNNNNNNNNNNNNNNNNNNNNNNNNNNNNNNNNNNNNNNNNNNNNNNNNNNNNNNNNNNNNNNNNNNNNNNNNNNNNNNNNNNNNNNNNNNNNNNNNNNNNNNNNNNNNNNNNNNNNNNNNNNNNNNNNNNNNNNNNNNNNNNNNNNNNNNNNNNNNNNNNNNNNNNNNNNNNNNNNNNNNNNNNNNNNNNNNNNNNNNNNNNNNNNNNNNNNNNNNNNNNNNNNNNNNNNNNNNNNNNNNNNNNNNNNNNNNNNNNNNNNNNNNNNNNNNNNNNNNNNNNNNNNNNNNNNNNNNNNNNNNNNNNNNNNNNNNNNNNNNNNNNNNNNNNNNNNNNNNNNNNNNNNNNNNNNNNNNNNNNNNNNNNNNNNNNNNNNNNNNNNNNNNNNNNNNNNNNNNNNNNNNNNNNNNNNNNNNNNNNNNNNNNNNNNNNNNNNNNNNNNNNNNNNNNNNNNNNNNNNNNNNNNNNNNNNNNNNNNNNNNNNNNNNNNNNNNNNNNNNNNNNNNNNNNNNNNNNNNNNNNNNNNNNNNNNNNNNNNNNNNNNNNNNNNNNNNNNNNNNNNNNNNNNNNNNNNNNNNNNNNNNNNNNNNNNNNNNNNNNNNNNNNNNNNNNNNNNNNNNNNNNNNNNNNNNNNNNNNNNNNNNNNNNNNNNNNNNNNNNNNNNNNNNNNNNNNNNNNNNNNNNNNNNNNNNNNNNNNNNNNNNNNNNNNNNNNNGAAAGCTTCAACTCCCAAACCGAAGCCACCAGTTATTAAAAGGAAGAGACTACTATTCTCGTTAAGAAGGGGAAGTCCATAGAGAACCCACAACATATAGTGCATCGCCGAATCTAGAAGATAATATGGCTTATCTCTCGGCACTGCTTTATTGTTCACTAGCTTTACCACcggaggtatatatatatatatatatatatatgtgtgtgtgtatcaTAATGATCAATATATAGACTCATAAATACTAAACAGATTGTTAAAAGGATTATATTAATATGTCAAACTAGGTACCGAATACAAGAATCCAgaaaatttcatataattttgaaattgcgaaaagaaaatcaaaagggaTACTTACACTGTAACACCAGTGAGACCAATAGTAAGAACACTCCCTGCATTTGAAGGTGGACAAAACTTATTAGTCACATAGCTAGCGATGGCGAATGTGTGCTGTGTACATAAATCTATATTAGTTTCAAATCgaataacatataaattaaatgaaGAGATCCACACACAGAACACATAAAACCGATGCTTGGTCGGATTCATATCACTGTTTTACAACTTTATTAAACGTATACATACGGCATGAAATGGTGAAATTTACGAGAAGGAGATCGTACCGATAACTCCCATGATAAAACGAACTTGTATCAAGTCAATCATTTTGAAATCAAcggacagagagagagagagagttgatgaCGAAGAGCAGAAGACGAAGATAAAGACGATAAGTAGTAAGGCCAGACTGGCAAGGCGTTCGTAGAGACGTTGCGGTGGAAACGCTAAGAGTCAACGCCAATCAAGAATGTTTTTACATGATTCACACGTGTGACGAAGAAAGTGGAACGGCTCTAAAAGGTGGAAGTGTTATCACGCTGATATGCGAGAGTTAATTTGGGTTATTTTTCAACAAAtatcaatcatttttttaactaaaatttttctGGTAACGAAAATATTTGACTTGAGTCCAAAAAATCTACCATATGTTCGAATATGCTTTCAATATCCTCtgattcaaatttaaaattaacattaaaaaaataataaaacttatttaaattttatttgcaaaactcTAATTTTacgtacaaatttttttaataaacctaACTGAGAAAGAGCGTTTGTGATCGGCTTTTAAAACCAGACCGAAAAATAAACAGGAAGTCTTTTGGATTATTAGATCAACCGGTCCGACAGGTTGAATTACAGGTTCAATTAACGCCATTGGAGAGATTAGTTTTGTGGCTTCAGTGACACCTAATGACCTAACCTCTCTTTTTCTCAGTGACACCTATCCTATTGAGTGGTAtgtatgacaaaaaaaaaaaaagataccgAGAATTCCAATTTAATTCTTCTTTTtggatcaaacaaaaaaaaaaaaaaaaaaaaaaaaNNNNNNNNNNNNNNNNNNNNNNNNNNNNNNNNNNNNNNNNNNNNNNNNNNNNNNNNNNNNNNNNNNNNNNNNNNNNNNNNNNNNNNNNNNNNNNNNNNNtatatagagagagatttaGTGAGCTAATGCTTTAACCGCTTTCTCAGCCGCATCATCCAAATCATCAGCCGTTATGAGTTTCATTCCACTTTCCTTGAGGATTCTCTTTCCCTGCTCCACATTCGTTCCTTCTAGACGAACCACCACTGGCACTTTCAATGATACCTGTCGTCACACAAATCAATCGATTTTTATCTTCAATCCTGAATGAAACATTCTGCTAATTAgaaggttgtttttttttctctcactcacctcttttgcagcgTTCACGATTCCACTAGCAATCACGTCACATTTCATTATCCCACCAAATATGTTCACCAGGATTGCTTTCACTTTGTCGTCAGATGTCAGTATCTTAAACGCTTCCAccacctaattttatttttttggagtCACAAACCCTCTACTAAAATTTGTCACAAAGAATTTAGATTCCCCAAAGTAAAGGTTTCTTTTACCTGGTGCTCAGAAGCATTTCCACCAACGTCAAGGAAATTGGCGGGAGTTCCACCATGTAATTTAATGATGTCCATTGTTGCCATGGCCAATCCAGCACCATTCACCATGCAACCAATCTCTCCATCTAGACCGATGTAGTTCAGGTCAACTTTCGCTGCAGCCACCTACGAGAGAAGCAACACACACTTTTCCTTTTAATCTCTTCTTATCGACTTAACAACATAACATAGATTTCTTGAAGATAACAAGGGAGATAGACAGATACCTCTCGTGGATCCTCCTGTGTTGGATCACGCATGGCAAAAACCTCTTTTTGTCGGAACGCAGCATTATCATCGAAGTTCAATTTCGCATCAGCAGCTACCAATTGGTTAGTGGATGTCTCTGCAAGAGGGTTGATCTACAAGAGAAATTTGGGGGTTCAACAAAAGAAGATATTGATAACTGAGAAAATGAGTGTAGAAACAAGACAGTGTGAGAAAACTCACTTCCAACATTGTGCAGTCACTCTTGCGAAAGAGTTCGTAcagcttcttcacttgttcgATCGAATCTTTTCTGTCAGCAGCTTTGGGAGCCAGACCATCCACAACCTTGGCAGCATCTTCATCAGTGATTCCTGCAAATACATCAATTGGTACCTACGCAAAACCATGAATGGAGGGGTCAAAAATCCGCATTGAAAAAGGATCTCAGAAGGATATTTCTACCAAGAGATTAACGATCCAAGTACGTATTAAACAGTCACAACCTTGATAATCATGTCAGGGAACTTCTCAGCGAGATCTTCAATGCTGGTACCACCTTTTTTACAGGCAATGATCAACTGCAATAAGAAAGTAAAGCGGTTTAGATGTTGCAAGCAGGGGGTTAGAACAGCATGCCTAGAAGTAGAGAAATGAATTAGTAGTTCATCATTTGCGTAGTAGCATACCGGTCCAGCAGATTTACGGTCCAGAATAATGGAGAAGTACATCTCATTGACGAGTGACAATTTCTCACACAAGTAAACCTGCTCAAAATTAAGATTCAATGAATAAACAAAGGTGCAAGAGTATGTCACgagaattgaagaaaaaacaccaattatAAGCTTCATGGATAACTCATAACAAACCTTGCTAACAACTTTGCCTTGAGGACCAGTTTGTTTGGTAACGAGTACTTGTCCAAGCATCTTTCCTACAAATGATATAAGAAATTGAATAGGATCAATAAACTCTctcagacaaaacaaaaggagaGACATCCAACACttgaagaaagaagattaaaaaaaaaaagaaaaacagggCACAATACCAGCAATATCTTCAGCCTGATCACGTTTAACAATGTGAACACCACCCTTAAGACCACTCTTGAATGTTCCAAGACCTCTTCCACCAGCCAAGATCTGGCTCTTAACAACCAACTGTACCACAGGCAAAGAGCAATATATCTTTCAATTAGGCAACTAactaatagagagagagataagaatcTAAGTCAATGGCAAATGATGTGCTTAGAAATAATATACCTCGCTTTCGTTAGGGAAAACTTCTTGGACAGCCTTTTTAACTTGTTCCAGAGAACCAACAGCTACTCCTTTTGGCACATTCACACCGTATTTGCCCATCAGCTCAGCTCCCTGATTGTAtcagaaaaacacacaaatacaTTTTCATAAACCCAGAGACGATTCTAGTGCTTACTTTCAAAACTCCTAAAGAGACACCGGATAATTCTATCTCTAacacaaatcaatcaatcagtgGATCAAccccaaaaaaacaagagaCAAATACACAGATCGTACTCGAAAAGCGAATCTACGCAACTATAGAACAGTAAAGAAAGGTCAAAACCGAAAataaagagaaggaagaacctGATACTCGTGGATGTTGAGACGGCGAAGCTGTTGCTGCTGCCATTTCCCGGAGACGGAGAGAGATCTGGACACGAGTTTGCTCACCAATCCCCTCATCGTTCGATTTTGTCTTTGTCAAAAAACCAGCGAAAGCgaatgagagaatgagaaaaaaatatataaagagagagagtcagagagagaagagaatagtCGCAGCGTGTGAGAATGATCTGAGAGTCTAACCCTAATTTTTCCAACTTTATGAGATTTATTCCTCTCGGCCGGCTCACTATTTCCATATTTAATTTCGTATCtgtttattagaaaaagaaaaaaaaaaaaaaagttactattAGGTATGAAAAATACACACAATTCAAGTACTACCATTTTcattttcactaaaaaaaaaaaactatgcaataacaattattaatagtaatacatttttgtatatgaataataatgtagagaaattagtttttgatttgGATTATACACATTACCATTTGTGTCCAAACGTTTTTCATAATCAAAATTGAAAGTGCGGTCACTTGCTCTGGCAGCTACCACCACACCGCTATTGGTGACAAACACTGTGGCGAGAGCAATTTGAAAGTGGTACACAAATCTATAACTTAATTccaaaatcagaagaaacaCATTTAAACTTATCAAAAAACTTATTTGATCGAGTAGAGAGAGATACAATCTCATAacggattaaaaaaaaattaacaaaattaatttaacagtAACCAATGTTCTTATCCCCCAAGGACCAACTCTTCATTCTCCCGCCAAACCGCGTGAACCTCATCTGTACGAAAGCGCGCTGCGTAAAGGTGGAATCTTGAATCGGCGTTTCAACACCGTTAACAAATGCTAGCAGACCCGCGTAAGCGATCATCGCTCCATTATCTATGCAGTATCGGTCATCCGTTGCAAACAGCTTCCCGTCACGTTCAGAGCACATGGTCCTCATCATCTCCTGCAAACGCTCATTGCAACCGACACCACCGACTATCAAAACGTCTTTATTGTCACAATGGGCCATCGCTCTTTCCGTTATCTCAACCAACATCGCAAACACCGTCTCCTGCCAGATCATCAACAATCATATACTATATGATCCTCGATCTTTACAAAATGTCCAAAACGTTACGTTCTATGTAGCGAATGAACAACTGTGATAGCCTTACTTGAAGAGAATAGCACAAGTCTGCTGGTGTCCACTCGTTATTCTTGAGCTTCGATATAGCTCAAGATTCCGCTGAACGATACATCCATACCTTTCACAGCATACGGAAGATCGATGAATTTTTCTCCTTTCTTAGCGCGCTTCTgttaaaaaaaccaacaaaacattcGATAAATCTTTCTCCTAACACCACATGTATACTAGATCATATTATTAAAAGTAATGATTAGATTCAGAAATACCTGCTCGATGTACGTTATAGCCAGGACTTGGATCATTGGAGAGCTTCAAGACTCTAGC
The Camelina sativa cultivar DH55 chromosome 15, Cs, whole genome shotgun sequence DNA segment above includes these coding regions:
- the LOC104747821 gene encoding bidirectional sugar transporter SWEET8-like, giving the protein MHYMLWVLYGLPLLNENSSLFLLITGGFGLGVEAFFLTVFFINCGDEKNLRRYIVSRLLVKITCVVVIVLITVFAIKSSSGKQTFVGVICNISFINLMPKSHIISLIKALEPESTDEYIRPFYVQKVLEMESTDKYIPPFWLTFIGFLNYIAWTAFSLIDKIDFCILIINLLGTLSSGSQLYAYYKSTAKVKTE
- the LOC104747822 gene encoding succinate--CoA ligase [ADP-forming] subunit beta, mitochondrial, whose translation is MEIVSRPRGINLIKLEKLGQNRTMRGLVSKLVSRSLSVSGKWQQQQLRRLNIHEYQGAELMGKYGVNVPKGVAVGSLEQVKKAVQEVFPNESELVVKSQILAGGRGLGTFKSGLKGGVHIVKRDQAEDIAGKMLGQVLVTKQTGPQGKVVSKVYLCEKLSLVNEMYFSIILDRKSAGPLIIACKKGGTSIEDLAEKFPDMIIKVPIDVFAGITDEDAAKVVDGLAPKAADRKDSIEQVKKLYELFRKSDCTMLEINPLAETSTNQLVAADAKLNFDDNAAFRQKEVFAMRDPTQEDPREVAAAKVDLNYIGLDGEIGCMVNGAGLAMATMDIIKLHGGTPANFLDVGGNASEHQVVEAFKILTSDDKVKAILVNIFGGIMKCDVIASGIVNAAKEVSLKVPVVVRLEGTNVEQGKRILKESGMKLITADDLDDAAEKAVKALAH